From Xiphophorus hellerii strain 12219 chromosome 6, Xiphophorus_hellerii-4.1, whole genome shotgun sequence, the proteins below share one genomic window:
- the ankrd33bb gene encoding ankyrin repeat domain-containing protein 33B, whose protein sequence is MVLITEEQGKDSKVKENGFAGGVALGKTKSKANILARDAPLMSICKVDEDGVECAVSEDDANEEAEVDYTRNYWEDEDDIYQEFEELDFDSLPDRSDTHSITTEDSFYPLDDSVIAQINRSLYRLETPEPISFFKACCNNNPIIVKIMIRQGVTEEEVKETDRNRRSGLIAACYHGYVDVVMALSQCPYLDVNWQDNEGNTALIIAAQAGHVFISNYLLNYFPGLDIERRNCHGFTALMKAAMQGRLECVRALMLAGSDIQARDYGRRMTPREWALFTGRYETADLMLRLISKPCAEQFCDSFPLEWPLLEELVWNAQNPQTFCQRLMKLISSCPYRFHFNNKVNPVNDGVLEHMVRITTGISSPFMATACHTVCPGSPPCVGKRRHAVQEILRRQRVAELKRLGPDRLNNYKRLFQNSRVLLIPKVRDRRASLQPQLLSDVAAASTVAIRRASLLPLNMLRRSSVRPGIVVPKVTLCKAPPPSFVPETSSRNGNDNQLQIPKWDYKMKKIERRQEEERQRMLSALRRR, encoded by the exons ATGGTGTTAATAACAGAGGAACAAGGTAAAGATTCAAAGGTCAAAGAGAATGGATTTGCTGGAGGAGTTGCCCTCGGCAAGACTAAGAGTAAAGCCAACATCTTGGCTCGGGATGCACCCCTTATGTCCATCTGCAAGGTTGATGAAGATGGAGTTGAGTGTGCGGTTTCAGAAGATGATGCTAATGAAGAGGCTGAAGTTGATTACACACGAAACTACTGGGAGGATGAGGACGATATCTATCAAGAGTTTGAGGAACTGGACTTCGACTCCCTACCGGATCGTTCGGAcacccacagcatcaccacaGAAGACTCCTTCTATCCCCTAGACGATTCAGTTATCGCCCAAATTAACCGTTCCCTCTACCGCCTGGAAACCCCCGAACCGATCTCCTTCTTTAAGGCCTGCTGCAACAACAACCCCATCATAGTAAAGATTATGATCAGACAAGGAGTGACTGAAGAAGAGGTAAAGGAGACCGACCGGAACAGAAGA tctGGCCTCATTGCTGCGTGCTACCATGGTTACGTGGACGTGGTCATGGCCCTCTCTCAGTGTCCCTACCTGGATGTGAACTGGCAGGACAACGAGGGCAACACTGCCCTTATTATTGCGGCTCAAGCAG GTCACGTGTTTATCTCCAACTACTTGTTGAACTACTTCCCCGGTTTGGATATCGAGAGGAGGAACTGTCACGGTTTCACGGCGTTGATGAAAGCTGCAATGCAGGGGAGGCTTGAGTGTGTCAGAGCCCTTATGCTGGCAG GAAGTGATATCCAGGCTCGGGACTATGGACGGAGAATGACCCCCAGAGAGTGGGCTCTCTTCACCGGACGATACGAGACGGCAGATTTGATGCTTCGGCTTATATCAAAGCCTTGCGCCGAGCAGTTCTGCGACTCCTTCCCCCTAGAGTGGCCATTGTTAGAG GAACTCGTGTGGAACGCACAAAATCCACAGACATTCTGTCAGCGCTTGATGAAACTCATCTCTAGCTGCCCTTATAGGTTCCACTTCAACAACAAGGTAAACCCTGTGAACGATGGTGTCCTTGAACACATGGTGAGGATAACCACAGGCATCTCCAGTCCCTTCATGGCCACGGCGTGCCACACCGTCTGCCCGGGCAGCCCGCCGTGTGTCGGAAAGCGCCGGCACGCCGTGCAGGAGATCCTGAGGCGGCAACGGGTGGCGGAACTCAAACGCCTGGGTCCCGACAGGTTGAACAACTACAAGAGGCTTTTCCAGAACTCAAGGGTCCTCCTCATCCCCAAAGTAAGGGACAGACGGGCAAGCCTGCAGCCCCAGCTGCTCAGCGACGTGGCGGCAGCGTCCACGGTGGCCATCAGACGAGCCAGCCTCCTGCCGCTCAACATGCTGAGGAGAAGCAGCGTGCGGCCAGGCATCGTGGTGCCAAAGGTCACTCTCTGCAAAGCCCCGCCTCCGAGCTTCGTACCGGAAACGTCCAGCAGGAATGGCAACGACAACCAGCTCCAGATCCCAAAATGGGATtacaagatgaagaaaatagAGAGGAGGCAGGAAGAGGAGAGGCAACGAATGCTATCTGCGCTAAGAAGGAGGTGA